One stretch of Argiope bruennichi chromosome 3, qqArgBrue1.1, whole genome shotgun sequence DNA includes these proteins:
- the LOC129962702 gene encoding E3 SUMO-protein ligase PIAS2-like, whose amino-acid sequence MADAELRNMIMNFRVSDLQVLLGFAGRNKTGKKQELQARALDLLKLNSPAVNMKVRELHNRRYHHQLMRPNSYEMAERPLSEAPMNPYDLHMNNNYAPRCNPNVRPTPVHQGPSSSYSSSGKSYVASHPNTNTQPHYSTYSDVKFKELPFYDIMYVLVRPTSLVADPSERYQETSFYFTLTPQQAQDVAISKNASGNYECQILLRFCLLDVSSEQEDNFPPSICVKVNSKIVTLPNPIPTNRPGVEPKRPSRPVNITSFSKLSPTVTNVVTVSWASTYGRSYVAALYIVRQLSSQTLLQRLKDNGVRNPEYTTAMIKEKLQQGQDAEIATTSLRGSLICPLGKVKMELPCRAVTCTHLQCFDASLYIQMNEKKPKWICPVCDKPALFRTLAIDGLFIEIASKVPSECTEVQFNEDGSWTPIIPVKEPKEAKKTIEKRPKKNSKPVEVVDISDSDSEEVWSYDIDPQAVKTGNSPDLPPLPLSPNSLLFPTSLANSESYPVSLTQSSNPFPESLSMPSDVQNETSEPVCVLPDLLLTHNDTSMPSTSSSSPGLNSTSFPNMPFLNDGPFYSAATNRFSDQLGSVNGNQSAVPPSFDFLSLIQGSDVEPQKNKEYDSKESGSSPDVISLD is encoded by the coding sequence ATGGCAGATGCCGAATTACGGAATATGATTATGAACTTTAGAGTTAGTGATTTGCAAGTACTGTTGGGTTTCGCGGGTCGAAATAAAACGGGTAAAAAACAAGAATTACAAGCTCGGGCTTTAGATTTACTTAAACTTAATTCACCCGCTGTGAATATGAAGGTACGAGAACTACATAATCGACGATATCATCATCAGTTAATGAGACCAAACAGCTACGAAATGGCTGAAAGACCATTAAGTGAAGCTCCCATGAATCCTTACGACCTTCATATGAACAACAATTATGCTCCTCGATGCAATCCAAATGTTAGGCCTACTCCAGTCCATCAAGGACCCAGTTCCAGTTATTCTTCGTCAGGAAAATCGTATGTAGCTTCGCATCCGAACACAAATACTCAGCCGCATTATAGTACGTATTCCGACGTTAAATTCAAAGAATTGCCATTCTATGACATAATGTATGTACTTGTAAGACCTACTAGTTTAGTTGCTGATCCATCAGAGCGATATCAAGAAACCTCTTTTTATTTTACACTAACACCGCAGCAAGCTCAGGATGTAGCTATATCCAAAAATGCTAGTGGGAACTATGAATGCCAAATATTGCTCAGATTTTGTTTGCTGGATGTGAGTTCTGAGCAGGAGGATAATTTTCCTCCCAGCATTTGTGTCAAAGTAAACTCTAAAATAGTGACATTGCCTAATCCCATACCCACTAATAGGCCCGGTGTTGAGCCAAAGCGTCCCAGTAGACCAgtaaatataacttcattttcaaaactttcaccAACTGTAACTAATGTGGTTACTGTTTCATGGGCCTCAACATATGGCCGTTCTTATGTTGCTGCTTTATATATTGTTCGTCAGTTATCATCTCAAACACTTTTGCAGAGATTAAAAGATAATGGAGTTAGAAATCCTGAATACACAACTgctatgataaaagaaaaattgcaacaGGGTCAAGATGCTGAAATAGCTACAACTAGTTTACGAGGATCTTTAATTTGCCCTTTGGGTAAAGTAAAGATGGAATTGCCATGTCGTGCTGTAACTTGTACTCATCTCCAGTGCTTTGATGCATCATTATacattcaaatgaatgaaaagaagcCGAAATGGATCTGTCCTGTTTGTGATAAGCCTGCTCTTTTTAGGACATTGGCTATTGATGGACTCTTTATTGAAATTGCTTCAAAAGTTCCTTCTGAATGCACGGAAGTGCAGTTCAATGAAGACGGTTCGTGGACGCCAATTATCCCTGTAAAAGAACCTAAAGAAGCTAAAAAGACCATTGAAAAACGTccaaaaaagaattctaaacCAGTAGAAGTTGTTGATATTTCTGACAGCGACTCTGAAGAGGTATGGTCCTATGATATAGATCCTCAAGCTGTTAAAACTGGAAATTCTCCTGATTTGCCTCCTCTTCCATTATCACCAAATTCTCTATTGTTTCCTACTTCACTTGCAAACTCAGAATCGTATCCTGTTTCTTTAACTCAATCTTCCAATCCTTTTCCTGAATCACTTAGTATGCCTTCAGATGTTCAGAATGAAACTTCTGAACCTGTATGTGTTCTTCCTGATCTTTTATTGACTCATAATGATACTTCTATGCCATCTACATCCTCTTCGAGTCCTGGTCTGAACTCTACTTCTTTCCCTAATATGCCTTTTCTTAATGATGGTCCATTTTATTCAGCAGCAACTAACAGATTTTCTGATCAGTTAGGATCTGTTAATGGGAATCAGAGTGCTGTGCCTCCCTCTTTTGACTTCTTATCATTAATTCAGGGCTCTGATGTAGAACCTCAAAAGAACAAAGAGTATGATAGCAAAGAAAGTGGTTCTTCACCGGATGTTATATCATTAGATTAA